One window of the Camelus ferus isolate YT-003-E chromosome 12, BCGSAC_Cfer_1.0, whole genome shotgun sequence genome contains the following:
- the EID3 gene encoding EP300-interacting inhibitor of differentiation 3, which yields MADEKGTLRGDVEEGEEPVVAVTGSAHPGKQAEEEEEEPMKVGVAVGADACSDDLSCGEADIDPSLLELADEEKCRSIRKQYRQLIYNVQQNRDDIVNTASDSLTEALEEANVLFDAVSRTREAALDAQFLVLASDLGKEKAKQLNSDMSFFNQVAFCDFLFIFVGLNWMEGDGRELSDYDDNIALSFWETVQKEATSWMLQAEKFHFIFGSFKSEPSARKPRLEHRKKVHRMEENGDMPTKLRKLDLNSNQEATEKEVERILGLLQTYFRKYPDTPVSYFEFVIDPNSFSRTVENIFYVSFIIRDGFARIRLDQDRLPILEPININQVGEGNDPSSHCRKQGVISLSLQDWKNIVATFEISEAMITNSY from the coding sequence ATGGCTGATGAAAAAGGTACCCTGAGGGGAGACgtagaggagggagaggagccgGTGGTGGCCGTCACCGGTAGTGCGCACcctgggaagcaggcagaggaggaggaggaggaaccgATGAAGGTGGGAGTGGCGGTGGGGGCTGATGCCTGCTCTGACGACCTCAGCTGTGGGGAGGCCGATATCGATCCCAGCCTCCTGGAGCTCGCGGACGAGGAGAAATGCCGGAGTATCCGCAAGCAGTACCGGCAGCTTATCTACAACGTCCAGCAGAACCGTGATGACATCGTGAACACGGCGAGCGACTCCCTGACCGAGGCTCTTGAGGAAGCCAATGTTCTGTTTGATGCAGTCAGCCGAACAAGAGAAGCAGCTCTGGATGCCCAGTTTCTTGTTTTGGCTTCTGATTTGggtaaagaaaaagcaaagcagctAAACTCTGATATGAGCTTTTTTAATCAAGTAGCGTTTTGTGactttctgtttatatttgtGGGTCTAAACTGGATGGAAGGTGATGGACGTGAGTTGAGTGATTATGATGATAATATAGCTCTTTCCTTCTGGGAGACAGTGCAAAAGGAAGCAACATCTTGGATGTTGCAAGCTGAGAAATTCCACTTTATTTTTGGTTCATTCAAATCAGAGCCTTCTGCGCGAAAGCCCCGACTTGAACACCGGAAAAAAgttcacagaatggaagaaaatgggGATATGCCTACAAAGCTGAGGAAGTTGGATCTGAACAGTAATCaagaagcaacagaaaaagaagtagaaaggaTCTTGGGACTGTTGCAAACGTACTTTCGAAAGTATCCTGACACTCCCGTGTCCTATTTTGAGTTTGTGATTGATCCAAACTCTTTCTCTCGTACTGTggagaatatattttatgtttctttcattaTAAGGGATGGTTTTGCAAGGATAAGGCTTGACCAAGACAGGTTGCCAATACTAGAGCCAATTAATATTAACCAAGTAGGTGAGGGAAATGATCCCAGTTCCCATTGCAGAAAACAAGGAGTTATATCTTTGAGTTTACAGGACTGGAAAAATATTGTGGCAACTTTTGAAATTTCAGAGGCTATGATCACAAATTCATACTAA